A genomic segment from Sparus aurata chromosome 10, fSpaAur1.1, whole genome shotgun sequence encodes:
- the cckar gene encoding cholecystokinin receptor type A, whose amino-acid sequence METFTIHDMLLVNSTDLNKILCSFGIKNISECEGEQDPSPEPKDINQTVRIVLYSLIFLLSVLGNSLIIAVLVRNRRMRTVTNLFLLSLSVSDLMVSLVCIPFTLIPNLMRDFIFGTVICKLVMYFMGVSVSVSTFNLVAISLERYSAICNPLTSRTWQTKSHAAKVITATWVASFILMLPYPISSTLKPFTRRNNSTGHMCRLMWPNDVIQQSWYVSLLLLLFLIPGIIMMTAYGLISLELYRGIKFELSSRKSSRDRQSSTGSIKPGDSDGCYMQPSKRKSITGNVANSSVKTTVGRVCSSSSTANLMAKKRVIRMLLVIVLLFFLCWTPVFVVNAWQAFDRRSAYRLTGAPISFIHLLSYTSACVNPIIYCFMNKRFRQGMLATFTCCSCLRRSGGLGRSAGTAKGDVGRSRAGAKTAEQNGHTPPSGGSTRFTYTGIRTSAWSELT is encoded by the exons atGGAGACGTTCACCATCCACGACATGCTCCTCGTCAACTCAACCGACCTGAATAAGATTTTATGCAGTTTCGGAATCAAGAACATTTCCGAGTGCGAGGGCGAGCAGGACCCCTCGCCAGAACCTAAAG ATATCAACCAGACGGTCCGGATCGTCCTCTACagcctcatcttcctcctcagcgTCCTGGGCAACAGCCTCATCATCGCCGTCCTGGTGCGGAACAGGCGCATGAGGACCGTCACCAACCTCTTCCTGCTGTCCCTGTCCGTCAGCGACCTGATGGTGTCCCTGGTCTGCATCCCCTTCACCCTCATCCCCAACCTCATGAGGGACTTCATCTTCGGCACTGTCATATGCAAGCTGGTCATGTACTTCATGG GTGTCTCAGTAAGTGTGTCCACCTTCAACCTGGTGGCCATCTCCCTGGAGCGCTACAGTGCCATTTGCAACCCACTGACCTCCAGGACGTGGCAGACTAAATCTCACGCCGCCAAGGTCATCACTGCCACCTGGGTGGCATCCTTCATCCTGATGCTGCCGTACCCCATTTCTAGCACCCTCAAGCCCTTCACTCGCCGCAACAACAGCACCGGGCACATGTGCCGCCTGATGTGGCCCAATGACGTCATCCAGCAGTCCTG GTACGTGtccctgttgctgctgctcttcctaATCCCAGGGATCATCATGATGACAGCCTATGGACTCATTTCCTTGGAGCTGTACCGCGGCATCAAGTTTGAGCTCTCCAGCAGGAAATCAAGCAGAG acagacagtccaGCACAGGCAGCATCAAGCCCGGCGACAGCGATGGCTGTTACATGCAACCGTCTAAAAGGAAGAGCATCACGGGAAACGTTGCCAACTCCAGCGTCAAAACCACGGTGGGCCgcgtgtgcagcagcagctccacggCCAACCTGATGGCCAAGAAGCGCGTGATCCGCATGCTCCTGGTCATCGTCttgctcttcttcctctgctggaCCCCCGTCTTTGTGGTCAACGCCTGGCAGGCCTTCGACCGGCGCTCGGCCTACCGCCTGACCGGCGCGCCCATCTCCTTCATTCACCTGCTGTCCTACACCTCGGCCTGCGTCAACCCCATCATTTACTGCTTCATGAACAAGCGCTTCCGCCAGGGGATGCTCGCCACcttcacctgctgcagctgcctaAGGAGGAGTGGCGGCCTGGGGAGGTCAGCCGGGACGGCCAAAGGGGATGTGGGCAGATCTAGAGCGGGGGCGAAGACGGCCGAACAAAACGGCCATACACCGCCAAGCGGGGGCAGCACACGCTTCACCTACACCGGCATCCGTACGTCAGCTTGGAGCGAGCTGACCTAA